CGCCCTCGTCAAAGGGATCACCGAAGGGGACGTGGCCGACGATGCCACCCTCGAAGAACGTGAAGGGCCGGATACCCTTGGTGCGGTCAATGACCTGGTCCGGGACGACGAAATCGCGAGGCTTGATCTCCTCCTGCAAGCTACCGACAGCAGAGAAAGCGATGATGGTGCGGACACCGATGGAGCGAAGGGCGGCAATGTTAGCGCGCGCGGGCACCTCATGAGGGGCGATTTGGTGGTGAGCTCCGTGGCGGCTAAGGAACGCAACAGCGACGGTCTTGTCCTTGACAGTGTGGTGCAGGATGGTTatcggggaggagggggtgccCCATGGCGTTGAGATGTTGAGCGAGGCAGCCTGGGTAAAACCGGGAAGTTCACGCAGACCTGTGCCACCGATAACCGCGATACGGACGGGCTCTGTAGCATCCAACAGTGTCAGCTCGTTCTTTAAGAGGGTCCCCGCGGAAGCTAACCGTCGTAGGTGTTGGGAAGGGCAGCCATTCTTGCGGCGAGTTGTTTTGGCGATTCTATTCTCCTCGGGGGGCGTTGAGAAATAGAAGAGAGAGCGCGAGAGGAAAAGGATCGAAGGAAAGAGcgcagcagcatccaccgAGGAACCAATGCCAATCAACCGCGCGGTGAAGTCGCAATTTCAGGCCAGCGCAGAAAATGTTCGGCGGCGGGGTCGATGCCCCTCAGTCCCGATTGGGCCAAGGAGGTCACCCACGTGCGTCCTCAGGCACCAGCCGGCTTCTACCAACAACTCTCCGTACGGTCTCGACTCTTGGAAATGCTAATCAAAGTTTTGAACACTCTAACGTTCGTTCTGCATATTAATCTGCCTATGACACTCTATTCTGCTGGCCGCCACTCATAATGGTGCGCCCCTTTACCCACTGGTCCTGGATCCTCCCCTGGCACTCCAGGCAGGTTGTACCCATGCGCTCCAAAGAAGTCCATCTGCGCTTCCATGAACTTGGTCGGCAATATTGTTCCTGCTTCATACTTGACGTATTCCAAAGTGGCGGAAATTGCCGGGAGATAATGGTCTGAGTCGATAGCGGCAATGGTGATCTCTTTCAGCGAGCCGTATGTTCGCTGCAACTCTGCCGCCACCTTGTCGATATATTTCATATTCGTCAATTCCTTATTATTCGAAAGAATTGGCTGCAGGATATCTGCAATCCCCTCGGATCGGATAATGCATCCTGCACGCCAGATCTGCAGACACTTCCCCAGGTCGATGTCCCAGCCCTCGTCTTCTGAGGCGCGAGCGATCATCTCGAGACCCTGACAAAAGCTTGCTAGAAATGAGGCATAAACTGCGCGACGCAGATGCTCCTTGAACGCCTCAAAGGTCTTCATACCTCGAATAGGAGTGGGGGTTGGAATTTTGAGCTTCTTCGCGACCTCGAGTCTCTCCGCGCGGTTTCCGCTTGAAATCCGCATATAGTGTGCTGTAGCAAGCGTTGGTGCAGAGACATGTCGAGCAGCAGACTCCATGATCGACCAGAATGGCGTGCCCTCCGTGTTATCGTCGTCCTGTACCACCTTGTCCAAAACATCGTCAAGCACGTATCCATTGTCTCCCACTCCTTGACCTTTACCGTCGCCCTTTGCTGTCTTCTTGACGCGCAGTAGATCGGCTCCAATTTCGAGCAGGAAGTTGTTTCGCAGTTCTCCTTTGTTATTCCATTCTGCAAATATGTCGGCAATTTCCTCGTATCCAAGCTCTCTGCCATAGTAGAGAAGAGACCACGCCTCGGCAACAGCTGAGAGCATTCCGCCTTCAATTCCATTATGAACCATTTTCACAAAATGGCCTGATCCGCCGGGTCCAATTCTGGTCACACAGGGAAGTCCCGTCTTTGAATCCTTCGCAGAATAGAGCTCCAAAAGAGGCATGACAAGGTCAAGCGCCTCTTTATCCCCACCAGGCGATAGACTGGGGCCCCGTCGAGCAGACTGATAACCCCCAGACACACCCAAGCCAATCCAACTAACTCCAATCTCCTGGCACTCCTTTTGTCTCCTCTCCGTACGGCGATAATTCTCATTCCCGCCATCAAGGATAATATCGCCCTTTTTCAGGTCACCCTTGATCGTCTTCAGAACAGAATCCGCAGGATCACCATGCGTGATCGAAAAGAGGAATATTTTTCGCTCGCCCTGCCCTTCCAGGCTTTTCGTGAACTTGCTGATATCGTAGAATCCCTCGATCTTGCCTCCATCCTTGTAGTTGGCGTGCTTGCTCGATTCAAGCAGCTGGTCTACATTCTCGTGCTTCACGTCCCAGATGGATACGTCGAGCCCGAGCTccgagaaggcgaaggccATCATGGAGCCCATATTCCCGGACCCAACAATCCCAATCCGCTTgaatttattaactatttcCTGTTGCGACGGCATTGTGTAGTAAATTCTGTAGATTCGCGAGTAAAGTGAGGTTGATATTTTGCGGACGTAGTTTCAAGACTGGAGGATACTTCGGCagttaaaaaagaaaaagctaGGTCGAAGTTACATCATTGGAACGCAGCTAATTACGGCTAGTATCTggaattatattattctcAGGTCAAAATGAGGCGAACCCAAGCTTCGACAAGACTTGTTGGCTCGTCCATTTGCTCCGCAACCTCATCGTTACATCATACCGCTGTATCCGATCTATAAACACCGCTGCATACACCGTATATCCCACTTTAGAGTACAAATAACATAATAATATTCCACTCATCAAACGGAATATCAACTATCCAAAAATGCCAGTTTCAAACATCCCCCTCTCCTACGCAACCTGCTCCCTCGGCACTACAGacacccccctcccctccaaacTATCCGCCCTCAGCAGCTCCGGCTTCACAGGAATCGAGCTCGCCTTCCCAGACCTTCTCTCCTACGCCTCAAGTCTACACAACAACAAATCCGTCTCTCCCGAATTCTACTCCGAACTCAGAACCGCCGCATCAGAGGTCGCAAAGCTATGCAAAGCCCACAACCTATCCATAATGATGCTGCAACCATTCTCGAATTTCGAGGGCTGGCCGCGCGGGTCCCCCGAGCGGGAGGACGCGTTTGCCCGTGCAAAGGGCTGGATTGGGATTATGGAGGCTGCAGGGACGGATATGTTGCAGGTGGGATCGACTGATACGCCGCTGGACAAGCTATCGGATTCGGCGTCGCTACGGGGTAATATCATCGAGGATCTGCGCGAGTTAGCGGGGTTACTAGAGGAGAAGGGTATGCGTCTCGCATACGAGAACTGGTGCTGGTCTTCGCATGCGCCGGACTGGAAGGATGTTTGGGAGATTGTGCGTGATGTGGACAGGGATAATGTCGGGCTTTGTCTGGATACGTTCCAGTCTGCGGGTGGGGAGTGGGGGGATCCGACGACGGTTTCTGGACGGGTTGGTGGTGTGAACCCGGGCTCtgagggggagaaggaaTTGAGTGGTCGGTTTGAGGAGAGTATGGCTGAGTTGGCGAGGGCTGTGCCAAGGGAGAAGATCTATTTGTTGCAGGTGTCTGATGCGTATGTGCCTGTTGCTCCGGGGTCTGAGtcttcgacgaagacgacgaagccgTTGGATgcgggtgttgttgatgggaCGGCCCCGAGGGGGCGGTGGAGTCATGATTATAGACCTATGCCGTATGATGGTGGGTATTTGCCTATTGAGGCTGTGGGGACTGCTGTGCTGAAGACGGGGTTTAGGGGGTGGTTTTCTATGGAGATTTTCGATGGTGGGGAAGATGGGAGTGGGAAGGAGTATGAGCTGGGGGAGTTTGCGGGGAGGGCGAAGGTTAGTATGGGGAAGTTTATTGAGAATTGTGAGGCGCAGGTTTAGACGATGTATAAATAGTGTATTGATATCAGAAAACCTAATGCAGTCATGACTTTTTTTCGTCAAAtagtaagaaaagaaaaacgcCAGATTATATGCAATGTGAAGTCAAACATGACAGACGTAACAAATGGGGAATAGTAAACGACCTGCTAAAAGACGCCTGTAGCAGCCTACTCGTTGCTGGGGTAGGTGACCTTGTACGTCGGGACGAACTCCTCCTTGATCGAGCGCAAGCTGACGAAGCGGGAGAGCAGGTTTCCGCTACCAGCCTTGTCGTTGGTACCACTGGCACGGGCGCCACCGAAAGGCTGCTGGCCAACAACGGCACCGGTGCTCTTGCAGTTGATGTAGAAGTTACCGGCGGCGTTGCGGAGGGCTTCATTCGCCACTTCAAGGG
Above is a window of Aspergillus puulaauensis MK2 DNA, chromosome 2, nearly complete sequence DNA encoding:
- a CDS encoding 6-phosphogluconate dehydrogenase, decarboxylating (COG:G;~EggNog:ENOG410PJ56;~InterPro:IPR006183,IPR036291,IPR006114,IPR006115, IPR008927,IPR013328,IPR006113;~PFAM:PF03446,PF00393;~go_function: GO:0004616 - phosphogluconate dehydrogenase (decarboxylating) activity [Evidence IEA];~go_function: GO:0016491 - oxidoreductase activity [Evidence IEA];~go_function: GO:0050661 - NADP binding [Evidence IEA];~go_process: GO:0006098 - pentose-phosphate shunt [Evidence IEA];~go_process: GO:0055114 - oxidation-reduction process [Evidence IEA]) codes for the protein MPSQQEIVNKFKRIGIVGSGNMGSMMAFAFSELGLDVSIWDVKHENVDQLLESSKHANYKDGGKIEGFYDISKFTKSLEGQGERKIFLFSITHGDPADSVLKTIKGDLKKGDIILDGGNENYRRTERRQKECQEIGVSWIGLGVSGGYQSARRGPSLSPGGDKEALDLVMPLLELYSAKDSKTGLPCVTRIGPGGSGHFVKMVHNGIEGGMLSAVAEAWSLLYYGRELGYEEIADIFAEWNNKGELRNNFLLEIGADLLRVKKTAKGDGKGQGVGDNGYVLDDVLDKVVQDDDNTEGTPFWSIMESAARHVSAPTLATAHYMRISSGNRAERLEVAKKLKIPTPTPIRGMKTFEAFKEHLRRAVYASFLASFCQGLEMIARASEDEGWDIDLGKCLQIWRAGCIIRSEGIADILQPILSNNKELTNMKYIDKVAAELQRTYGSLKEITIAAIDSDHYLPAISATLEYVKYEAGTILPTKFMEAQMDFFGAHGYNLPGVPGEDPGPVGKGAHHYEWRPAE
- the MEU1 gene encoding S-methyl-5-thioadenosine phosphorylase (BUSCO:EOG09263KB4;~COG:F;~EggNog:ENOG410PFY7;~InterPro:IPR000845,IPR018099,IPR035994,IPR010044;~PFAM:PF01048;~go_function: GO:0003824 - catalytic activity [Evidence IEA];~go_function: GO:0016763 - transferase activity, transferring pentosyl groups [Evidence IEA];~go_function: GO:0017061 - S-methyl-5-thioadenosine phosphorylase activity [Evidence IEA];~go_process: GO:0009116 - nucleoside metabolic process [Evidence IEA]) — its product is MLLRSFLRSFSSRALSSISQRPPRRIESPKQLAARMAALPNTYDEPVRIAVIGGTGLRELPGFTQAASLNISTPWGTPSSPITILHHTVKDKTVAVAFLSRHGAHHQIAPHEVPARANIAALRSIGVRTIIAFSAVGSLQEEIKPRDFVVPDQVIDRTKGIRPFTFFEGGIVGHVPFGDPFDEGVAKVVRACGHSLEGEGVTLHDRGTLVCMEGPQFSTRAESKLYRSWGGSVINMSALPEAKLAREAEIAYQMICMSTDYDCWHETTEDVTVEMVMGNMKANAVNAKHFVTAVLDELAAEHNSDLVQAKQYAGSVKFGLSTPQTQWSPEASERINWLFPGYFQ
- a CDS encoding sugar phosphate isomerase/epimerase family protein (COG:G;~EggNog:ENOG410PJ4Y;~InterPro:IPR013022,IPR036237;~PFAM:PF01261); translation: MPVSNIPLSYATCSLGTTDTPLPSKLSALSSSGFTGIELAFPDLLSYASSLHNNKSVSPEFYSELRTAASEVAKLCKAHNLSIMMLQPFSNFEGWPRGSPEREDAFARAKGWIGIMEAAGTDMLQVGSTDTPLDKLSDSASLRGNIIEDLRELAGLLEEKGMRLAYENWCWSSHAPDWKDVWEIVRDVDRDNVGLCLDTFQSAGGEWGDPTTVSGRVGGVNPGSEGEKELSGRFEESMAELARAVPREKIYLLQVSDAYVPVAPGSESSTKTTKPLDAGVVDGTAPRGRWSHDYRPMPYDGGYLPIEAVGTAVLKTGFRGWFSMEIFDGGEDGSGKEYELGEFAGRAKVSMGKFIENCEAQV